From Yersinia hibernica, a single genomic window includes:
- a CDS encoding ABC transporter permease encodes MFHRLYTLIIKELQSLLREPQTRAILIMPVILQVILFPFAATLEVTNATIAIYSEDSGKASIELTQRFAKAEAFSHVLLLHSPQEIQPVIDNQQALLLIRFPEQFSANLANGKTTQLQLVLDGRNSNSAQIAANYIQQIVQEYQLELTQGQIKPNNSELVIRNWYNPNLDYKWFVVPSLIAMITTIGVLIVTSLSVAREREQGTLEQLLVSPLTTWQIFIGKAVPALIVATFQATIVLFIGIFFYQIPFAGSLALFYGTMLLYGLSLVGFGLLISSLCSTQQQAFIGVFVFMMPAILLSGYVSPVENMPIWLQNITWINPIRHFTDITKQIYLKDASFDIIWHSLWPLLVITATTGSAAYGMFRRKIA; translated from the coding sequence ATGTTTCATCGCCTTTACACATTGATTATTAAAGAGTTGCAGTCCCTACTGCGCGAACCACAAACCCGGGCGATATTAATCATGCCAGTGATATTGCAGGTGATATTATTCCCATTTGCGGCCACCTTGGAAGTGACCAATGCCACTATCGCAATTTACAGCGAAGATAGCGGCAAAGCCTCCATTGAGCTCACTCAGCGCTTTGCTAAAGCTGAAGCATTTTCTCATGTATTACTGCTACACAGCCCACAAGAGATTCAGCCCGTGATTGATAATCAGCAAGCGCTGCTGCTGATTCGTTTTCCTGAGCAGTTCAGTGCGAATTTAGCTAATGGCAAAACAACTCAGTTACAACTGGTATTGGATGGGCGCAACTCCAACAGTGCTCAGATAGCGGCAAATTACATTCAGCAAATTGTCCAAGAGTACCAATTAGAATTGACCCAAGGGCAAATCAAGCCCAATAACAGTGAACTCGTGATTCGAAATTGGTATAACCCAAATCTGGATTACAAATGGTTCGTGGTGCCATCATTGATTGCGATGATTACAACCATTGGCGTGCTGATTGTGACGTCACTGTCGGTGGCGCGTGAGCGGGAGCAAGGGACACTGGAACAGCTTTTAGTTTCGCCATTGACCACCTGGCAGATTTTTATCGGCAAAGCAGTTCCGGCACTGATTGTGGCCACATTTCAGGCAACTATCGTGTTGTTTATCGGCATCTTTTTCTACCAAATCCCCTTTGCGGGATCATTGGCGCTATTTTATGGCACCATGCTGCTCTATGGCCTGTCGCTGGTCGGCTTTGGCTTATTAATTTCATCGCTATGTTCAACTCAGCAACAAGCATTTATCGGCGTGTTTGTCTTTATGATGCCCGCAATCTTGCTGTCCGGTTATGTCTCCCCGGTGGAAAACATGCCTATTTGGCTGCAAAATATCACCTGGATCAATCCCATCCGCCATTTTACGGATATCACCAAACAGATTTACCTCAAGGATGCCAGCTTCGATATTATCTGGCACAGCTT
- a CDS encoding ABC transporter permease — MSELNKFPANEGETYHDTGFSWRRLRALCRKETRQILRDPSSGLIAFVIPLLLLFIFGYGINLDSSKLHIGILMEQQSKPAQDLANAFASSPYISPQISDNRQALIQAMQAGKIRGLIVIPNDFAEQLARPESKAPIQVITDGSEPNTANFVQGYAQGVWQIWQQQQAQNLGQKNDPLIEIQVRYWFNPAAISRHFIIPGAITIIMTVIGAILTSLVIAREWERGTMEALLSTQITRTELLLSKLIPYYVLGMIAMTLCMVVSVFILGVPYRGSLAILFVMTSLFLASTLGMGLLISTITRNQFNAAMVALNAAFLPAVMLSGFIFEIDSMPAVVRAVTYIIPARYFVSSLQTLFLAGNIGTVLVINLLFLIASATVFIGLTAWKTNRRLD; from the coding sequence ATGAGCGAGCTGAATAAATTCCCGGCAAATGAGGGTGAAACTTATCATGACACCGGATTCTCCTGGCGCCGTCTGCGGGCATTATGCCGTAAAGAAACGCGGCAAATCTTGCGCGACCCCAGCAGCGGGCTCATCGCGTTTGTCATCCCCTTGCTGCTGCTGTTTATTTTTGGCTACGGCATCAATCTTGATTCGAGCAAACTGCATATTGGCATTTTGATGGAGCAACAGAGCAAACCGGCACAAGATTTGGCCAATGCATTTGCCAGTTCGCCGTATATCTCGCCGCAAATCAGTGATAATCGTCAGGCACTGATTCAAGCAATGCAAGCCGGTAAAATTCGCGGGTTGATTGTCATTCCCAATGATTTTGCCGAGCAACTTGCGCGCCCGGAGAGTAAAGCGCCGATTCAGGTCATTACTGACGGCAGTGAGCCGAACACCGCCAACTTTGTGCAAGGCTATGCCCAAGGTGTGTGGCAAATTTGGCAGCAACAACAGGCGCAAAATCTGGGGCAAAAAAATGATCCGCTGATAGAAATTCAGGTACGTTATTGGTTTAACCCCGCCGCCATCAGCCGACATTTTATTATTCCTGGTGCTATCACGATTATCATGACAGTGATTGGCGCGATCCTTACCTCCTTGGTGATCGCCCGCGAATGGGAACGCGGCACCATGGAAGCATTACTGTCGACTCAAATCACGCGCACTGAACTGCTGCTGTCGAAACTCATCCCTTATTACGTGCTCGGCATGATAGCCATGACACTGTGTATGGTGGTGTCGGTATTCATTCTCGGCGTGCCCTATCGCGGCTCATTGGCCATATTATTTGTCATGACCAGCCTGTTCTTAGCCAGCACACTGGGGATGGGGCTGTTGATTTCGACCATCACCCGCAATCAATTCAATGCGGCGATGGTGGCATTGAATGCCGCATTCCTGCCCGCAGTGATGCTGTCAGGCTTTATTTTTGAAATTGACAGCATGCCCGCGGTGGTTCGCGCCGTAACCTATATCATTCCCGCCCGCTATTTTGTCAGTAGCTTACAAACCCTGTTCCTAGCGGGGAATATTGGCACCGTGTTGGTGATTAACCTGTTGTTTTTGATTGCATCGGCAACCGTGTTTATCGGGCTGACAGCATGGAAAACCAATCGGCGGTTAGATTAA
- a CDS encoding ATP-binding cassette domain-containing protein yields the protein MNAIQHLITLEGVEKSFPGLESPAVASLTAEIRSGAVTGLVGPDGAGKTTLLRMLAGLLKPSHGKMTVVGLDPLENDRQLHSILGYMPQKFGLYEDLTVMENLTLYADLRGVTGELRRQTFERLLTFTDLTRFTGRLAGKLSGGMKQKLGLACTLVGQPKVLLLDEPGVGVDPISRRELWRMVHELASDGMLILWSTSYLDEAEQCREVLLLNEGKLLYSGAPQALTQRMSGRTILLAAQSGTNRKLLQHALTLPQVSDGVIQGKYVRLIIKPGVDHSQLLPLLNQPNGKIMEAEPRFEDAFIDLLGGGPASESALAKIMPRVEGRHDETVIEAQELTKKFGDFAATDHVNFQVKRGEIFGLLGPNGAGKSTTFKMMCGLLVPTGGKALVLGMDLKTSSGKARQHLGYMAQKFSLYGNLTVEQNLKFFSGVYGLQGKTQRNKIADMTSAFNFTPIIKQTPDSLPLGFKQRLALACALMHEPDILFLDEPTSGVDPLTRREFWLHINGMVDKGVTVMVTTHFMDEAEYCDRIGLVYRGKIIAAGTPDELKQQVATDTNPNPSMEDAFIELVLRYDQQNDKEQQS from the coding sequence ATGAATGCTATCCAGCATCTTATCACTCTGGAGGGGGTCGAAAAATCCTTCCCCGGACTAGAAAGCCCTGCCGTTGCCAGTCTGACCGCTGAAATCCGCAGTGGCGCAGTCACCGGTTTAGTCGGGCCAGACGGTGCCGGGAAAACAACATTGCTGCGAATGTTGGCCGGGTTACTCAAACCCAGCCATGGCAAGATGACCGTCGTCGGCCTCGACCCATTGGAAAATGATCGCCAATTGCATTCCATCCTCGGCTATATGCCGCAGAAATTTGGTTTGTATGAAGATTTGACGGTGATGGAAAACCTGACACTGTATGCCGATTTACGCGGCGTCACCGGCGAACTGCGCCGCCAAACATTTGAGCGGCTGTTAACATTTACGGATTTGACCCGCTTTACCGGGCGCTTGGCGGGCAAATTGTCCGGCGGAATGAAACAAAAGTTGGGGCTAGCTTGTACTTTGGTCGGCCAGCCGAAAGTTTTATTGCTGGATGAACCGGGAGTGGGTGTCGACCCTATTTCACGCCGCGAGTTGTGGCGTATGGTTCATGAGTTAGCCAGCGACGGCATGCTTATCTTGTGGAGCACTTCTTATCTGGATGAAGCCGAACAATGCCGCGAAGTATTGCTGCTCAATGAGGGAAAATTACTCTATAGCGGCGCGCCGCAAGCGCTGACTCAGCGCATGAGCGGCCGGACTATTTTGCTCGCCGCCCAAAGCGGCACTAACCGCAAACTATTACAGCACGCATTGACCTTGCCACAGGTTAGTGATGGGGTGATTCAGGGCAAATATGTACGGCTGATTATCAAGCCGGGGGTGGACCACAGCCAACTATTACCGCTGTTAAATCAACCTAATGGCAAAATAATGGAAGCGGAGCCGCGCTTTGAGGATGCTTTTATTGACCTGTTGGGGGGTGGGCCAGCCAGTGAATCGGCACTGGCGAAAATTATGCCCCGCGTGGAGGGCCGTCACGATGAAACCGTGATTGAAGCCCAGGAGTTGACCAAGAAGTTTGGTGATTTCGCCGCGACCGATCATGTCAATTTTCAGGTAAAACGCGGCGAAATATTTGGTCTGCTCGGGCCCAATGGGGCCGGTAAATCCACCACATTCAAAATGATGTGTGGTTTGCTGGTTCCCACCGGCGGCAAAGCATTAGTGCTCGGGATGGATTTAAAAACCAGTTCCGGCAAAGCACGCCAGCATTTGGGCTATATGGCGCAAAAATTCTCACTGTATGGCAACCTGACAGTAGAGCAAAATCTGAAGTTTTTCTCCGGTGTTTATGGTCTGCAAGGGAAAACTCAGCGCAATAAAATAGCCGACATGACGTCGGCGTTTAATTTCACCCCCATTATTAAGCAAACTCCGGATTCATTGCCGCTTGGCTTTAAGCAACGGCTGGCGCTGGCTTGTGCGCTGATGCATGAACCTGACATTCTATTTCTTGATGAGCCGACCTCCGGTGTCGACCCCCTCACCCGCCGAGAATTTTGGCTACATATCAATGGGATGGTAGATAAAGGTGTGACTGTCATGGTCACCACCCACTTTATGGATGAAGCGGAATACTGTGACCGTATCGGGCTGGTTTACCGCGGTAAAATTATTGCTGCGGGCACGCCAGATGAGCTCAAGCAGCAAGTTGCCACGGATACAAACCCTAACCCATCCATGGAAGATGCATTTATCGAACTGGTCTTGCGCTATGACCAGCAAAACGATAAGGAGCAACAATCATGA